One segment of Streptomyces bathyalis DNA contains the following:
- a CDS encoding CoA-acylating methylmalonate-semialdehyde dehydrogenase yields MKTLGHWIGGKAVESVSGNVGPVYNPATGAQPTHVALASAEEVDSAVDAAGRAYEEWSQSSLAKRTAFLFKYRELLDAHRDEIAALITSEHGKVHSDALGEVARGMEILELACGIPEKLKGELSTQVSSRVDVSSIRQPLGVVAGITPFNFPAMVPMWMFPLAIACGNTFVLKPSEKDPSAPYRLAELAAEAGLPDGVLNVVNGDKIAVDRLLSHPDVAGVSFVGSTPIAKYIQTEAVAHGKRVQALGGAKNHMLVLPDADLDFAADNAINAAYGSAGERCMAVSVVVAVGDTGDELVAKIADRAHKLRIGPGDDPSSEMGPLITREHRDKVASYVGGAREQGADVVVDGTGYTVEGHEDGFFLGVSLLDKVSADMDAYRDEIFGPVLCVVRADSYDEAIKLINSSRWGNGTAIFTRDGGAARRFQLEVEAGMVGVNVPIPVPVGHHSFGGWKDSLFGDLHIYGNDGIAFYTRGKVITTRWPDPAESGGINLGFPTSS; encoded by the coding sequence ATGAAGACTCTCGGACACTGGATCGGCGGCAAGGCCGTCGAATCCGTCTCGGGAAACGTCGGGCCCGTCTACAACCCCGCCACCGGCGCGCAGCCCACACATGTGGCGCTCGCCTCGGCCGAGGAGGTGGACTCGGCCGTCGACGCCGCGGGGCGTGCGTACGAGGAGTGGTCCCAGAGTTCTCTCGCCAAGCGCACGGCCTTTCTCTTCAAGTACCGCGAGCTCCTGGACGCCCACCGCGACGAGATCGCCGCGCTGATCACCTCCGAGCACGGCAAGGTCCACTCGGACGCGCTCGGCGAGGTGGCCCGCGGCATGGAGATCCTCGAACTGGCCTGCGGCATCCCGGAGAAGCTCAAGGGCGAACTGTCCACGCAGGTCTCCTCACGCGTCGACGTCTCCTCGATCCGCCAGCCGCTCGGAGTGGTCGCGGGCATCACGCCGTTCAACTTCCCCGCGATGGTGCCGATGTGGATGTTCCCGCTCGCGATCGCCTGCGGTAACACCTTCGTGCTGAAGCCGAGCGAGAAGGACCCGTCCGCGCCGTACCGTCTCGCCGAACTCGCCGCCGAGGCCGGCCTGCCGGACGGTGTGCTCAACGTCGTCAACGGCGACAAGATCGCGGTCGACCGGCTGCTGTCCCACCCGGACGTGGCGGGCGTCAGCTTCGTCGGGTCGACGCCGATCGCGAAGTACATCCAGACGGAGGCCGTCGCGCACGGCAAGCGGGTCCAGGCGCTGGGCGGCGCGAAGAACCACATGCTCGTACTGCCGGACGCCGACCTGGACTTCGCCGCCGACAACGCCATCAACGCGGCCTACGGCTCGGCCGGTGAGCGCTGCATGGCAGTCTCGGTCGTCGTCGCCGTCGGCGACACCGGCGACGAACTGGTGGCGAAGATCGCCGACCGCGCGCACAAGCTGCGCATCGGCCCGGGCGACGACCCGTCCTCCGAGATGGGCCCGCTCATCACCCGCGAGCACCGCGACAAGGTGGCCTCGTACGTCGGCGGCGCACGGGAACAGGGCGCGGACGTCGTCGTGGACGGCACCGGCTACACCGTCGAGGGCCACGAGGACGGCTTCTTCCTCGGCGTCTCCCTACTGGACAAGGTCTCAGCGGACATGGACGCCTACCGGGACGAGATCTTCGGCCCGGTGCTGTGCGTCGTGCGGGCGGACAGCTACGACGAGGCGATCAAGCTCATCAACAGCAGCCGGTGGGGCAACGGCACCGCCATCTTCACGCGCGACGGCGGCGCGGCCCGCCGGTTCCAACTGGAGGTCGAGGCGGGCATGGTGGGCGTCAACGTGCCCATTCCGGTGCCGGTCGGCCACCACTCCTTCGGCGGCTGGAAGGACTCCCTCTTCGGGGACCTGCACATCTACGGCAACGACGGCATCGCGTTCTACACGCGCGGAAAGGTCATCACCACGCGCTGGCCCGACCCCGCGGAGAGCGGCGGGATCAACCTGGGCTTCCCCACCTCGTCGTAG
- a CDS encoding class I SAM-dependent DNA methyltransferase — translation MTGPDFLGATRTFYDAVAADYAERFHDELAAKPLDRALLAAFAELVLSAGGGKVADLGCGPGRMTAHLRELGLSVYGVDLSPRMVELARRANPQLRFEEGSMTELGLPDGALAGIVSWYSIIHTPGDLLPEVFAEFHRMLVPGGHLLVAFQVGDESVYLARPLGHPVALDFHRQQPDRIAELLSEAGLSLEARLLREADGRGMETTPQAFLLARKS, via the coding sequence GTGACCGGACCGGACTTCCTCGGCGCCACCCGGACCTTCTACGACGCCGTGGCCGCCGACTACGCCGAACGCTTCCACGACGAGCTGGCCGCCAAGCCGCTGGACCGTGCTCTGCTGGCCGCCTTCGCCGAGCTGGTTCTGAGCGCCGGAGGCGGGAAGGTCGCCGACCTCGGATGCGGTCCGGGCCGCATGACGGCGCACCTGCGCGAGCTGGGGCTCTCCGTGTACGGGGTGGACCTCTCGCCGCGGATGGTCGAGCTCGCCCGCCGGGCCAACCCGCAACTCCGCTTCGAAGAGGGCTCGATGACGGAGCTGGGCCTGCCGGACGGCGCACTCGCGGGAATAGTGTCCTGGTACTCGATAATCCACACACCCGGTGACCTGCTGCCGGAGGTCTTCGCCGAGTTCCACAGGATGCTCGTGCCGGGCGGTCATCTGCTGGTCGCCTTCCAAGTCGGCGACGAATCCGTGTACTTGGCACGCCCACTGGGGCACCCGGTCGCACTCGACTTCCACCGTCAGCAGCCCGACCGGATCGCCGAGCTGCTGAGCGAGGCCGGACTGAGCCTCGAGGCCCGGCTGCTGCGTGAGGCCGACGGCCGCGGCATGGAGACGACGCCCCAGGCCTTCCTGCTGGCGCGCAAGTCGTAG
- a CDS encoding GNAT family N-acetyltransferase, translating into MNGIEIRPVRTGELEAVARLRWQWAKERQRTPVTSRDEFVSRFVTWALRNASSHRCVVVARDDEVIGMAWLAVTQRVPHPGAPERASGDLQCVYVSPEERGGGLGGRLIEEVLALARESGLERLTVHSSDAAVPAYLRAGFSHSRVLLQTEPGAAAGPGTDGHGPVPRLVKPGQ; encoded by the coding sequence GTGAACGGCATCGAGATCCGCCCCGTCCGGACCGGCGAGCTGGAGGCCGTGGCCCGGCTCCGGTGGCAGTGGGCGAAGGAGAGGCAACGGACACCGGTCACCTCCCGGGACGAGTTCGTGAGCCGGTTCGTGACGTGGGCGCTGCGGAACGCGTCCTCGCACAGGTGCGTGGTCGTGGCCCGTGACGACGAGGTCATCGGCATGGCCTGGCTCGCCGTCACGCAGCGGGTGCCGCACCCCGGAGCCCCGGAGCGGGCGTCGGGGGACCTGCAGTGCGTGTACGTGTCGCCGGAGGAACGCGGCGGCGGTCTGGGCGGCCGGCTGATCGAGGAAGTCCTGGCTCTGGCACGCGAATCGGGGCTGGAGCGGCTGACGGTCCACTCCAGCGACGCCGCGGTCCCCGCCTATCTCCGCGCGGGCTTCTCCCACTCCCGCGTTCTGCTCCAGACCGAGCCAGGGGCGGCCGCGGGCCCGGGGACGGACGGACACGGCCCGGTTCCGCGCCTGGTCAAGCCTGGGCAATGA
- a CDS encoding GyrI-like domain-containing protein, translating to MTSNASQPAGASGGPELVTVGETVTAVVRGVVPLTGLRDFFDGSFRALGETLARQQVTVTGPAFGFYREPPKETADLEVGFATDRPVRPEGDVVAGSLPATRVARLIHHGSFNGLGASWERLFAWTQEQGLKTGPGMWEVYLTEPTPDMDPSELRTELNVPVAE from the coding sequence ATGACCAGCAACGCATCACAGCCCGCCGGCGCATCCGGCGGCCCCGAACTCGTCACGGTCGGCGAGACCGTCACCGCCGTGGTCCGCGGTGTCGTGCCGCTCACGGGGCTGCGGGACTTCTTCGACGGCTCGTTCCGGGCGCTCGGCGAGACCCTCGCCCGCCAGCAAGTCACGGTCACAGGCCCGGCGTTCGGCTTCTACCGCGAACCGCCGAAGGAGACCGCCGACCTCGAGGTCGGCTTCGCCACGGACCGCCCCGTCCGGCCCGAGGGCGACGTCGTCGCCGGCTCCCTCCCCGCGACGCGGGTCGCCCGGCTCATCCACCACGGCTCGTTCAACGGGCTGGGTGCCTCGTGGGAGCGGCTGTTCGCCTGGACGCAGGAACAGGGGCTGAAGACGGGCCCGGGGATGTGGGAGGTCTACCTCACCGAGCCGACCCCTGACATGGACCCCAGCGAGCTGCGGACGGAACTCAACGTCCCCGTCGCGGAGTGA
- a CDS encoding CPBP family intramembrane glutamic endopeptidase: MFERLSDRTSSIVFIVLTLGISLGTANVAGGIILAFSPVLVTLVMLLVVTREGYSRNGWGRLGMGRLGLRIWPFTVAATAGVSVLATAGTVAFGFARFTAPHDDWAKSALILCVTGPILAFAEEIGWRGYLQPRLAFLGERRAMLVIGVVWIAWHLPYILLTPYYHSDGDMALVLPLFGASVIAFSFLIGYLRVMAGSVWPAVLAHFAHNATFAWLLNHAISTKHPVIFSEYLAGDTGLFVFIGTAAFALVAGVRYSAAASRRPAHASGR, encoded by the coding sequence GTGTTCGAACGGCTCTCGGATCGCACATCGTCGATCGTCTTCATCGTGCTCACCCTCGGGATATCGCTGGGCACCGCCAACGTCGCCGGAGGGATCATCCTCGCCTTCTCGCCGGTGCTCGTCACTCTGGTGATGCTGCTGGTCGTCACCAGGGAGGGATACTCGCGCAACGGCTGGGGCCGGCTCGGTATGGGCCGACTCGGGCTGCGCATCTGGCCGTTCACGGTGGCCGCCACCGCCGGCGTCAGCGTGCTCGCCACCGCGGGTACCGTGGCGTTCGGCTTCGCCCGGTTCACTGCCCCGCATGACGACTGGGCGAAGTCGGCGCTCATACTGTGCGTCACGGGGCCGATTCTCGCGTTCGCCGAAGAGATCGGCTGGCGGGGCTACTTGCAGCCGCGGCTGGCGTTCCTGGGCGAGCGCCGGGCGATGCTCGTCATCGGCGTCGTCTGGATCGCCTGGCATCTGCCGTACATCCTGCTCACGCCGTACTACCACAGCGATGGGGACATGGCTCTGGTGCTCCCGCTGTTCGGCGCCTCCGTCATCGCCTTCTCGTTCCTGATCGGCTATCTGCGCGTCATGGCCGGCAGCGTGTGGCCCGCCGTGCTGGCCCACTTCGCGCACAACGCCACCTTCGCCTGGCTGCTGAATCACGCGATCTCGACCAAGCACCCCGTCATCTTCAGCGAGTACCTGGCCGGTGACACGGGATTGTTCGTGTTCATCGGCACGGCGGCGTTCGCGCTCGTGGCCGGAGTCAGGTACTCGGCCGCCGCGAGTCGTCGGCCAGCCCATGCGTCTGGGCGATGA
- a CDS encoding response regulator, whose translation MRDGEQIRVFLVDDQDLVRTGFEMILDATPDLRVVGSADDGQTALDALRQPQHRADIVLMDIRMPGLDGVEATRRLLATPDPPRVVMLTTFDDDELLVAALRAGAAGFLLKDAGAAELLTAIRAAAAGEAPIAPRLVRRLIDSFVLSPPATDATEQQPAAGADLGRLTAREREILASVGLGLTNAEIAARLQLAESTVKTHLGSVLRKLDLRDRVQAVIIAQTHGLADDSRRPST comes from the coding sequence ATGAGAGACGGCGAGCAGATCCGTGTCTTCCTGGTCGACGACCAGGATCTCGTGCGCACCGGGTTCGAGATGATCCTCGACGCCACCCCCGACCTGCGGGTCGTCGGATCGGCCGACGACGGGCAGACGGCCCTCGACGCCCTGCGGCAGCCCCAACACCGCGCCGACATCGTCCTGATGGACATCCGTATGCCGGGACTCGACGGCGTCGAAGCCACCCGGCGGCTGCTCGCCACACCTGATCCACCGCGGGTCGTGATGCTGACGACCTTCGACGACGACGAGCTCCTCGTCGCCGCCCTTCGGGCCGGGGCGGCCGGGTTCCTCCTCAAGGACGCGGGCGCCGCCGAGCTGTTGACGGCGATCCGGGCCGCCGCGGCGGGCGAGGCGCCGATCGCACCGAGACTCGTGCGGCGCCTGATCGACTCGTTCGTGCTCAGCCCGCCGGCGACGGACGCCACCGAACAGCAGCCCGCCGCCGGCGCGGATCTCGGACGTCTCACCGCACGGGAGCGCGAGATCCTCGCCTCGGTCGGCCTCGGGCTCACCAACGCGGAGATCGCCGCACGACTTCAGCTGGCGGAGTCGACGGTCAAGACGCATCTGGGTTCGGTGCTGCGCAAACTCGATCTACGCGACCGTGTGCAAGCCGTCATCATCGCCCAGACGCATGGGCTGGCCGACGACTCGCGGCGGCCGAGTACCTGA
- a CDS encoding sensor histidine kinase — translation MEHRTFLAARIDRWSREHPRQLDLALAGLLWLVFGLLSALAGLTAFLIATAAILPLAVRRRHPTWVLVWSASVFAVQLALLPDPLPANIAQAVVIYTVAAHVASFRVRLVALGAALVGTVLAAFRWALPPDNMANVRSIAVFVGVISVLVWVIGNLVRGRQANIRALREVNARLEESRVQRERFAAQQQRVSVAREIHDVVAHSLTVVIVQADGAGYAADHAQPWDRTDAAKVLATIGRTARSALTEVRSVIDVLRDAGGPDEPQGARVGVAELGQVIDSVRAAGLPVDVDAAPAAFDKIPAVAGSAVLRVVRESLTNVLKHAGPKATARVVVEQRAGAVSVRIEDDGVGARGGAAAGQASRPGYGVDGMRERLRALGGVLEAGPRQGGGFCVDAAIPYEFPSASAGPVELAAPSGAPGRRETR, via the coding sequence TTGGAGCACAGGACCTTCCTTGCGGCCCGGATCGACCGGTGGTCACGGGAGCACCCCAGGCAGCTGGATCTGGCGCTCGCCGGGCTGCTGTGGCTGGTGTTCGGTCTGCTCAGTGCGCTCGCCGGGCTGACCGCATTCCTGATCGCAACCGCGGCCATCCTTCCGCTCGCCGTTCGGCGGCGCCACCCGACGTGGGTCCTCGTCTGGTCGGCGTCGGTGTTCGCCGTCCAACTCGCGCTGCTGCCGGACCCGTTGCCGGCCAACATCGCTCAGGCCGTCGTCATCTACACGGTCGCCGCGCACGTCGCATCGTTTCGGGTCCGGCTGGTCGCCTTGGGCGCCGCGCTCGTCGGCACGGTGCTTGCCGCCTTCCGCTGGGCCCTTCCGCCGGACAATATGGCGAACGTGCGCAGCATCGCCGTGTTCGTCGGCGTCATCTCCGTGCTGGTCTGGGTCATCGGCAATCTCGTCCGCGGCCGGCAGGCCAACATCCGGGCGCTGCGCGAGGTGAACGCGCGGCTGGAGGAGAGCCGGGTGCAGCGCGAACGTTTCGCGGCGCAGCAGCAGCGGGTCTCCGTGGCGCGGGAGATCCACGACGTCGTGGCCCACTCCCTCACCGTCGTCATCGTGCAGGCCGACGGCGCCGGGTACGCGGCCGATCACGCACAGCCCTGGGACCGTACGGATGCCGCGAAGGTTCTCGCCACCATTGGACGTACCGCGCGGTCGGCCCTCACCGAGGTACGCAGCGTCATCGACGTGCTCCGCGACGCGGGCGGGCCGGATGAGCCGCAAGGGGCACGGGTGGGCGTCGCCGAACTGGGGCAGGTCATCGACTCGGTGCGTGCGGCAGGGCTCCCCGTCGATGTCGACGCCGCCCCGGCCGCGTTCGACAAGATCCCTGCTGTGGCGGGTTCCGCGGTGCTCCGCGTCGTACGGGAGTCGCTGACGAATGTGCTGAAGCACGCCGGTCCCAAGGCCACGGCGCGCGTGGTCGTCGAGCAGAGGGCGGGTGCGGTCAGCGTGCGGATCGAGGACGATGGCGTCGGCGCCCGCGGCGGCGCAGCGGCAGGCCAGGCGTCACGGCCCGGCTACGGCGTCGACGGCATGCGGGAGCGGCTTCGCGCCCTCGGCGGCGTTCTGGAGGCCGGTCCACGTCAGGGCGGCGGGTTCTGCGTCGATGCCGCGATCCCCTACGAATTCCCGTCGGCTTCGGCGGGGCCTGTGGAACTCGCCGCCCCGTCGGGTGCCCCGGGAAGGCGGGAGACTCGATGA